In Micromonospora ferruginea, the sequence CCGCCAGCTCACCCTGCTCGACGCCATGGAACGCCGGGAGCACGACGCCGAGGAGCTGGAGGACCTGTTCCGGGTCGACCACCTGGCCACCCGGATGCGGCGCAACGCGGAGAACCTGATCGTGCTCTCCGGGTCGACCCCGGGCCGCGCCTGGCGGCGCAGCGTGCCGATGGTCGACGTGGTGCGCGGCGCGGTCGCCGAGGTCGAGGACTACACCCGGGTCACCGTCCGGCCGCTGGGCGCGGTGTCGCTGACCGGTCGCGCGGTCGGTGACGTGATCCACCTGCTGGCCGAGCTGATCGAGAACGGCCTGTCCTTCTCGCCGCCGCAGACCACCGTCGAGGTCCGCGGCCAGTTGGTCGCCAACGGCTTCGCCATCGAGATCGAGGACCGGGGCCTCGGCATGAGCGGCGACGAGCTGGCCGCCGCGAACGCGCGCATCGTCGACCGTTCCGAGCTGAACCTGGCCGACGCGGCCCGGCTCGGCCTCTTCGTGGTCAGCCGGCTCACCGAGCGGCACGGCGTGCGGGTGCAGCTCCGCGAGTCCGCCTACGGCGGGACCACCGCGGTGGTGCTGATCCCGCGCGAGCTGATCGCCGAGGACACCAACGGCTTCGTCGGGGCCCCCGAGGTGACCGCCGCGCCGGCGCCGGCCGACGAGCCGGTCGAGACGCCGCCCGCCGCCGCTGACGAGACCGTCGCGGTCCGGCCGGTCGAGGCCGGCGACAGCACGGCGACCACCCCGGAGGACAGCGGCACGCCGGAGGTCGAGCCGGAGCCGGAGGCGCCCCGGCTGACCCCGTCCGGGCTGCCGGCGCGTACCCGCAAACGGCAGTCGGCGGTGGCCGGGCCGACCGCGGAGCTGGCCATGGTCGAGACCCGCGCCGCACCGGCGGCGGCCGACGCGGCCCCGCCGGTCACCGACGCCGGGTTGCCGGTCCGGGTGCGCCAGGCCAGTCTGAACCCGGAGCTGCGGCACGAGCAGTCCGATGCGGACGACGACGGGGCGGAGGACGCGGCGCGCGCGCCCGAGCAGGTGCGCCGGATGATGAGCTCCTACCAGAGCGGAACCCGACGCGGCCGCACCGACGCGGCGCGGCTGCTCGGCGGGGCGCGCGGGGCCGGCGGCGGGCCGGCCGACGACAACGAGCAGGCCACCTGACCGGACGTCGACGCGGACGGATCCGGGACGAGAACGGCACACCAGCCGGGGAGAAGAGGACGACGAGTGGCGCAGAAGACGGCTTCGAGCGCGGATCTTGCGTGGCTGCTGGATGACCTGGTCGGCCGGGTCAAGCAGGCGGAACACGCCGTGGCGCTCTCCACCGACGGACTGCTGATGGCCTCGTCCCGCGGGTTGAGCCGGGACGACGGCGAGCACCTGGCGGCGATGGCGGCGGGCATCCAGAGCCTCGCCCGCGGCGCCGGCAAGCGGTTCGGCGGTGGTCAGGTGCAGCAGACCATCATCGAGATGCAGTCCTCCTTCCTCTTCGTCACCGCGGCCGGCCGCAACGCCTGCCTCGCGGTGCTCGCGTCGGAGGACGCGGACGTCGGCCTGATCGCGTACGAGATGGCCATGCTCGTCACCCGGGTCGGCCGGTTCGTCGCGTCACCGACCAGGGAACAGCCCCTCGGCGAGAACGCGGCGCGATGACCGGCCCGGGGGAGCCCACGGAGCAGGAGTGGGTGGACGACCACGCGGGCCCGGTGGTTCGCCCGTACGCGGTGACCGGCGGCCGGGCGCGCCCGGTGACCGGCACGTTCGATCTGATCTCCCTGGTGACCGCGACGCGGAACGAGGTGGGGTCGGAGTCCGGGCTCGGCCCGGAGCACGTGGCGATCGTGGGCCTCTGCCAGCGGATCCAGTCCGTGGCCGAGATCGCCGCCCATCTCGACCTGCCCGTGGGCACCGTCCGGGTCCTCCTGGGAGACCTGGCCGCCCGCAGCCTGGTGCAGGTACGCGAGCCGCGCGCGACCCCCGCCGGCCTTCCCGACGAGCACGTTTTCGAGGCGGTAATCAATGGACTACGGGCGCTCTGAGCGGCCGGCGGGAGCGGCGCCGCTGCCCACCGCGATCAAGATCCTGATCGCCGGCGGTTTCGGCGTGGGCAAGACCACCATGGTCGGCGCGGTCAGCGAGACCAGGCCGTTGCGCACCGAGGAGGTGCTGACCGAGACCGGGATCGGCATCGACGACCTGTCCGGTGTGGAGGCGAAGTCGACCACCACCGTGGCGATGGACTTCGGCCGGATCACCATCAGCGACGACCTGGTGCTCTACCTGTTCGGCACGCCCGGTCAGGACCGGTTCTGGTTCGTCTGGGACGAGCTGGCGCTCGGCGCGCTCGGCGCGGTGGTGCTCGCCGACACCCGCCGGCTGGCCGACTGCTTCCCGTCGATCGACTACTTCGAGGGACGGGGCACGCCGTTCGTGGTGGCGGTGAACTGCTTCGAGGGCGCCCGCACGTTCCGGCTGGACGAGGTGCAGGCGGCGCTCGACCTGGACCCGGGCGTGCCGGTGGTGCTCTGCGACGCGCGGCAGCGCGAGTCCGCCAAGGAGGTGCTGATCACGCTGCTGGAGCACGCCATGAAGCTGCGGGAGGCGCGGCGGCGGGCCGCCGGTGACTGACCCGACCGTGTCCGTCCGGGCGATGGCCCCGGCGGAGTTCGACCGCTGGCAGGACGAGCTGGCCGTGGAGTACGCGCGGGAGCACGTCACCGCCGGCAACTGGACCGCCGAGGAGGGCCTCGGTCGGGCGCGGACGGCCATCGCCGCCCTGCTGCCGGACGGCATGGCCACCGTCGGCCAGCTCATCCTGGTCGGCGAGCTGGCCGACGGCACCCCGATCGGCCGGATCTGGATCAGCCTGACGCATCCGCGTGGCCTGCCCGACTGCGCCTTCATCCAGGACATCGAGGTGTCCACCGAGCACCGCGGCAGAGGGCTGGGGCGGGCGCTGCTGGCGGCCGGCGAGCGGGTGGCCCGGGAGCGGGGTGCCCGGGCGCTGGAGCTGAACGTCTTCGGCGCCAACGAGACGGCCGCGACGCTCTACCGCACGTCCGGCTACCGGGTGGTCACCCAGCAGATGCGCAAGGACCTGCTCGACTAGGGGCGCGCCGGCGCGGCCGGTGACCGTGCGGCGTGGCGTCGTCAGAGGCGGGTGGCGGTGCGGACCAGGGCGGCCAGGGACCGCGACCGGCTGTGCGGCGGCCACGCGATCACCGTGGTCACCGCCGGCGCGTCCGGCACCGGCACGGCGGTCAGGTCGGGGCGCAGGAGCGTCCGGCACGACTCGGGGAGCACCGCCGCGGCCCGGCCGAGCGCGATGAGCTGGAGCAGTTGGGCGTGGTCGCGGACCTCGGGCCCCGGCCCGTCCGGATACGAGCCGTCCCGGCGCGGCCAGCGCGGCAACGGCAGGTCGGGAAGCGCCTCCACGTCGGCCGACCGCAGGTGCGACCGGGCGGCCAGCGGGTGCGCCGCCGGCAACACCACGACCTGCTGCTCCGTCACCAGTTCCTCGGTGTCCAGGCCGGCCGTCGAGTCGAACGGCAGGTGCAGCAGCGCCACGTCGGCCCGCCCGTCACGCAGCAGCCGTTCCTGCTCCCCGACGCCGCACAGCAGCACCTCCACGGCCACCGCCTCGGGCTCGGCGGCGTAGGCGTCGAGCAGTTTCGGCAGCAGCTCGCTGGACGCGCCGGCCTTGCTGGCCAGCACCAGGCCGGGCCCGCCGCCGGCGGCGGACGCGGCACGTCGGGTGCGGCGGTCGGCGGCGGCCACCGCGTCCAACGCGGCCCGGCCCTCGCGCAGCAGCACCACGCCGGCCGGGGTCAGCGTGACGGACCGGCTGTCGCGGTCCAGCAGCGTCGCCCCGAGCCGCCGTTCGAGCTGCCGGATCGCCCGCGACAGCGGCGGCTGGGCGATGCCGAGGCGTCGCGCGGCACGCCCGAAGTGCAGCTCCTCGGCGACCGCGACGAAGTAGCGCAGCTCCCGCGTCTCCATCCGGCCACCGTACCCCGTTCGATACCCGCCGGGTATCGGCGGCTACCGAGACGGTGTTGGCCGGCGGCCGGCGGCGCGGACAGGATCGACCGCATGAGCGAACGCACGACCGCGCTGGTGACCGGTGCGAACAAGGGAATCGGGTACGAGATCGCGGCCGGCCTGGGCGCGCTCGGCTGGCAGGTGGGCGTCGGCGCCCGGGACGAGCAGCGCCGGGAGGCCGCCGTGGCGAAGCTGCGCGCGGACGGCGTGGACGCGTTCGGCGTACCGCTGGACGTGACCGACGACGCGAGCGTGGCCGCCGCCGTCGGCCTGCTCCGGGAGCGGGTCGGCGGCCTCGACGTGCTGGTGAACAACGCGGCCGTCACCGGCGGGACGCCGCAGCAGCCCGGCGGCGCGGACGTGGCGACCGTGCGGGCGGCGGTCGAGGTGAACGTGATCGGGGTCGTGCGGGTCGTGGAGGCGATGCTGCCGCTGCTGCGCCGCTCGGCGTCGCCCCGGATCGTCAACATGTCCAGCGGGGTCGGCTCGCTGACCCGGCAGAGCGCCTCCGCCGGGGATCGCCAGACCGGGCCGCTGTCGGTGGCCTACGCGCCGTCGAAGTCGATGCTCAACGCGGTGACCATCCAGTACGCCCGGGCGCTGGCCGACACGAACATCCTGGTCAACGCCGCCTGCCCCGGCTACGTCGCGACGGACCTGAACGGCTTCAGCGGGGTGCGGACGCCGCAGCAGGGCGCGGCGATCGCGATCCGGCTCGCCACGCTGCCGGACGACGGGCCGACCGGCGGGTTCTTCGAGGACGCCGGCGTGGTGCCCTGGTGACGGCCGGGTCGGCGTCACGTGGGACGGGGTGGGCGGTGCCTCAGGTGACCGCCAGCAGCACGCCCTCGCCCTGCGTCGCGGCGGTGCGGTAGAACCGGCGCAGCTCGACGAAGCTCGGCCAGAGATAGGTGTCGAACTCATCGTCGCCGTCGTGCCAGATGGCCGGGTAGATCCCCTCGTCGGTCATGGCGTCCGGGTCGAAGCGGGCGCGCAGCGTCGCCTCGTTGACCGCGTCGAGCCCGTCGGCCACCGCGCGGACGGCGTCCGGGGCGAGCAGCCGGGGCGGGCCGTAGCCGACGTCGTCGCCGATCGGCTCGCCGCCGAGGATCGCCGCCCCGGCGCCGTCGTCGGTGTCCCACGCGGTCCCGGTCAACAGGTAGTGCAGCCCGTGCCAGGATTTGTCCAGGTCGAGGAGGGGGTCGTCGCCGTGCAGCAGCGGCGCCACCGTCGTCGGGTCGGCCGCCGCCGCCGACAGTTCCGGGCCGGAGAGCCGGCGTCCAATCAAAACCATGCCCATGGCGCGGCACGCTAGCGCGACGGTACGACGGTCGTGCCATGATCGGCGGCGTGGCTACCGAGTCCCGGCACCTCAGCGTGCACATCGATCGCCCGGTGGCGGCGGTCTACGCGTTCGTGGCCGACCCGGCCAACCTGCCGCGCTGGGCGCCCGGCCTGGGTGGCTCGGTGACCCGTGACGGCGACGACTGGTTCGTGGACACCCCCGAGGGGCGGGCGCGGCTGACGTTCGCCCCGGCCAACGACTACGGCGTGCTCGACCATGAGGTGCACACGCCGGCCGGTGAGACGGTGTACGTGCCGCTGCGTGCCGTCGCCGACGGCGAGGGCACCGAGGTGGTGTTCAGCCTGCGTCGAGGACCGGGCATGAGCGACGCCGACTTCGAGCGGGACACCGCGCTGGTCCAGGGCGACCTGGCCCGGCTCAAGGCGGTGCTGGAGGAGATGTAAGGAGGGGCCCCTTGTTAACAGACGTCTGTTAACAAGGGGCCCCTCCTAACCACAAAACCTCAGCTCGCGATCATCCGGCGCAGCACGTACTGCAGGATGCCGCCGTGCCGGTAGTAGTCCGCCTCACCGGGGGTGTCGATGCGGACCACGGCGTCGAACTCCACGCCGGTGTCGGTGGTGACCTTCACCGTGCGCGGGGTCTCGCCGTCGTTCAGCGCGGTCACGCCGCTGATCGAGAACGTCTCGGTGCCGGTCAGGCCCAGCGACTCCGCGGTGGTGTCCACCGGGAACTGCAGGGGCAGGACGCCCATGCCGATCAGGTTCGAGCGGTGGATCCGCTCGTACGACTCGGCGACGACCGCCTTCACGCCGAGCAGCATGGTGCCCTTGGCCGCCCAGTCGCGCGACGAGCCCGAGCCGTACTCCTTGCCGGCCAGGATGACCAGCGGGACGCCCGCCTCCTGGTAGGCCATCGAGGCGTCGTAGATCGAGGACTGGTCGCCGGTCAGGTGGTTGACCGTGAAGCCGCCCTCCACACCCGGGACGAGCTGGTTGCGCAGCCGAATGTTGGCGAACGTGCCCCGGATCATCACCTCGTGGTTGCCGCGGCGGGAGCCGTACGAGTTGAACTCGTGCCGGGCCACGCCGTGCTCGGCCAGGTACGTCCCGGCGGGGGAGTCCGCCTTGATCGAGCCGGCCGGGGAGATGTGGTCGGTGGTCACCGAGTCGCCCAGCTTCGCCAGCACCCGCGCGCCGGCGATGTCCTGCACCGGGGTCGGCTGCTGCTGCATGCCCTCGAAGTACGGGGGCTTGCGCACGTAGGTCGACTCGCCGTCCCAGGAGAACGTGTCACCGGTCGGGGTCGGCAGCGACTGCCAGCGCTCGTCACCGGCGAACACGTCGGCGTACGCGGCGCTGAAGCCGGTGGCGCCGATCGCCGAGGCGATGACGTCCTGGATCTCGGCGGTGTTCGGCCAGATCTCCCGCAGGAACACCGGGTTGCCCTCGGAGTCCTCGCCGATCGGCTCGTTGGCCAGGTCGATGTCCATGGTGCCGGCGAGCGCGTACGCGACCACCAGGGGCGGGGACGCCAGGTAGTTCATCTTGACGTCCGGGTTGATCCGGCCCTCGAAGTTGCGGTTGCCGGACAGCACCGAGACGACGGCCAGGTCGCCCTCGTTGACGGCGGCGGAGACCTCCTCCGGCAGCGGACCGGAGTTGCCGATGCAGGTGGTGCAGCCGTAGCCGACCAGGTTGAAGCCGAGCTTCTCCAGGTAGGGCGTGAGGCCGGCGCGGTCGTAGTAGTCCATGACGACCTTGGAGCCCGGCGCCAGGGTGGTCTTCACCCACGGCTTGCGGGCCAGGCCCTTCTCCACCGCGTTGCGGGCGAGCAGCGCCGCGCCGATCATCACCTGCGGGTTCGAGGTGTTGGTGCAGGAGGTGATCGCGGCGATCACCACGGCGCCGTGGTCCAGCTCGTACTCGACGCCGTCGGCGCCGGTCACCCGGACCGGGTTGCTGGCCCGGCCGCCCGCGCCCACGGCGGCGGTCTCCAGGTCACGCGGCGCGTCCGCCGGGTCGTTGACCCCGTTGGCCGGGGCGTCGCTGGCCGGGAAGGACTCGGCGCTGGCCTCGTCGGCCGGGCCGTCGGTGCCGAACGGCTTCTGCTGCTGCGGCACGCCCGGCTTGCGGCCCGGGTCGCCGCCGGTCTCGTCGGCCGCGACGTAGTCGGTCAGCGCCGAGCGGAACAGCGTCTTGGCGCTACCGAGCGGCACCCGGTCCTGCGGGCGCTTCGGGCCGGCCAGGGAGGGCTCGATGGTGCCGAGGTCCAGCTCCAGGCGCTCCGAGTACGCCGGCTCGTGGTTCGGGTCGTGCCAGAGGCCCTGCTCCTTGGCGTACGCCTCGACCAGCGCGACCTGCTGCGGGTCGCGCCCGGTCAGCTCCAGGTAGCGCACGGTCTCGCCGTCGATCGGGAAGATCGCGACGGTGGAGCCGTACTCCGGGGACATGTTGCCGATGGTGGCGCGGTTGGCCAGCGGCACCGCGCTGACGCCCGGGCCGTAGAACTCGACGAACTTGCCGACCACGCCGTGCTTGCGCAGCATCTCGGTGATGGTCAGCACCAGGTCGGTGGCGGTGGTGCCGGCCGGCATCTCGCCGGAGAGCTTGAAGCCGACGACCCTCGGGATCAGCATGCTGACCGGCTGGCCGAGCATCGCGGCCTCGGCCTCGATGCCGCCGACGCCCCAGCCCAGCACGCCCAGGCCGTTGACCATGGTGGTGTGCGAGTCGGTGCCGACGACGGTGTCCGGGTACGCCTGACCGTTGCGCTCCATGATCGTGCGGGCCAGGTACTCGATGTTGACCTGGTGCACGATGCCGGTGCCCGGCGGGACGACCTTGAACTCGTTGAACGCGCTCTGGCCCCAGCGCAGGAACTGGTAGCGCTCCTTGTTGCGCTCGTACTCCAGCTCGACGTTGCGCTCGAACGCGTCCTCGCGGCCGAACAGGTCGGCGATGACGGAGTGGTCGATGACCAGCTCGGCCGGGGCGAGCGGGTTCACCTTGGTGGCGTCGCCGCCCAGGTCGCGGACGGCCTCGCGCATGGTGGCCAGGTCGACGACGCAGGGCACGCCGGTGAAGTCCTGCATCAGCACCCGGGCCGGGGTGAACTGGATCTCCACGCTCGGGTCGGCACTGGGGTCCCAGCCGCCGAGCTGCCGGATGTGGTCGGCGGTGATGTTCGCGCCGTCCTCCGTCCGCAGCAGGTTCTCCAGCAGGATCTTCAGGCTGTAGGGCAGTCTGTCGTGCCCCGGAACCTGGCCGATCTTGAAAATCTCGTAGCTCGCGTCTCCGACGCGTAGCTGGGTCTTCGCACCGAAGGTGTCGAGGCTCGCCACGTCGTACTCCTTCACACCAGCGACCGTGAGTAGTCCTGAGCAGTTTGTCGCACCGACCGGGGCGCCGCCGTGCTTAGGCGACACTTACCTGCGTCGGTCTCTACAAAACCGTACGTCCGTCTTGCTATTCGCGCAACCTCGTGCCACGCTGCGGGACGAGGAGGTGCCACCATGATCCACCACGTCCTGCTGGCCTGCCCGCGCGGCTCCGAGGACCTCTCCCGCTCCTTCTACGCCGGGCTGCTCGGCCTCACCGAGAAGCCCAAACCCCCGGCCCTCGCCGCCCGCGGCGGTTGCTGGTTCACCGGGTACGACGCCGAGCTGCACCTCGGCGTCGAGGACGACTTCGTGCCCGCCCGCAAGGCCCACCCGGCGCTGGTCCGCACCGACCTGGACGACCTCGCCGCCCGCCTCGACGCCGCCGGCCACGCCGTGACCTGGGGCGACGACGAGATTCCCGGGATGCGGCGGTTCCACACGCACGACCCGCACGGCAACCGGCTGGAGTTCCTGGCACCCACGGGCGGAGGTCCGCGCGGGTAGTGTCGAGGCGTGGTCGACGTGCAGCACTGGCTCTCCGCGCTACCCCCGGGCGTGATCTACCTGATCGTCGCCGGGGTGATCGGCGTCGAGAGCATGGGCGTCCCACTGCCCGGCGAGATCGTGCTGGTCAGCTCCGCCCTGCTGGCCGCCACCGGGGTGGTCCAGCCCGAGTGGGTGGCCGCCGCCGCCGCGACCGGCGCGATCGTCGGCGACTCAATCGGGTACGCGGTGGGCCGCCGCGGTGGCCGGCCGCTGCTGGAACGGCTGGGCCGGCGCTTCCCCAAGCACCTCGGCCCGGCCCACCTGGCCCGCGCCGAGCAGAGCTTCGCCCGCCACGGCGTCTGGGCGGTCTTCTTCGGGCGGTTCGTCGCGCTGCTGCGCATCCTCGCCGGCCCGCTGGCCGGGGCGCTGCACGTGCCGTACCGCCGGTTCCTGGTGGCAAACGCGGCCGGCGGCCTGGTCTGGGCCTTCGGCACCACCTACCTGCTGTTCTACCTCGGGCGGGCCGCCGAGCACTGGCTCAAGGACATCTCCTGGGCCGGGCTGGTGCTCGCCGTGCTGGCCGGCCTGGTCAGCACCTGGTGGCTGCGCCGCCGCGCGAAGCGACTGGGCCCGGTCGAGACGCCGCCCGACCAGGTCGAGCCGGTCGGCGCCACGGAACGCTGAGACGCAGGAAGGGCCCGTCCCCTGGTGGGGTCGGGCCCTTCGTGTGTGTGTGGGGGGTGTCAGCGGGTGCTGTAGCCGCGGGTGGCGATCCAGTCGGCGAGGTTGTCGACGGTGATGCGGTAGGAGGCGGTGTTCGGGTTGGCGCTGTCGGCGATGGTGACGGTTTCGCCGTTGTTCTGGTAGCCGACGACGCTGATGTAGTGGCCGCCTTCGAAGGAGTGGGTGGTGCCGTCGGTGTCGGTGGTGGTGCCGGCGATGTTGGCGACCACGGCGCGTCCGTCGTCGACGGTGTGGACGATGTCGGCGCGCAGCTTGTCGGTCTGGGTGTTGTCGGCCTTGGGGCTGCGGATCTCGACGGAGCGGTAGGGCTTGCCGGTTTCCTTGTTCAGGACCGGGGTGATGTCGTTGATGCTGTTGGTGCCGTTCTCGGTGGTGCCCATCTCCTTGGCCATGGCGTCGACGTCGATGTTCTTGCCCAGGACGCTGATGGCGTTGCGGGCGGCGGCGGGGCCGCAGTAGTAGAAGTTCGGCTGTGCCTCGTAGCGCACGTTCAGCTCCCGCTCGCCGTGACCCTTGCGGTCGGCGACGACGGTGCTCTTCTCGGCCGGGGCGGCGTGGGCGGCGATGGCGGGCCCGGCGATACCGCCGGCGGTGGCGGCGATACCGGCAGCGGTCAGCACGGTGTTACGCAGCAGGGTGGTAGCCATGATGGTTGCCTCCCAAGGGGGGTGACGCGGCAGGGGTTGCCGCGAGAGAGGGGGTAAGTCTTGGCGGGGTGGGCTCGGCGGCCGGTTGGCCTGCTCGGGGCCCGTACGCCGGGGCCACGGGGGTGGCCTGCTCGGCGGCTCAGGGGGATGTAACGACGGCCGGTGGCCGGTCATTCCGACGCCTGCCGGGCCGAGGGCTCGGCGGCCCGGGGGATGTAACGACGGCCGGTGGCCGGGCATTCCGACCGGGGCTGCCGGCGGCCAGGGGCCGGGCTCCACGCGGTCTGCCAGGTATAACGCCCCACCCCCGGCGACGATTCCGCCACCACGATGACGCCCACCACCGCCGATCCGGACATCAGCGCCGTGCGGCCCAAGCGGGATCGACCAATCGTGGATCTTGGTATGAAACGGCCCCCGGAGGGGCGGGTTCGCACCAAGATCTCCACGTCTCCCAACGCTCGGACAACTGTGACACCCATGGGGTGGACGTGCCCGACTCCGACGATGGGTGCGGCCGCGGCGGAACGGCGCCGATGCGGCGGCACGGTGATATGGCGGTCGTCGTCCCGACCGCGTCGGATGTCCGGATTTCGTAGCGGGGCCGGACTCGACGGGCGCGAGCCGGCCGGGCGGACACCGACGCGGGGGAGCGGCGTGGAACGCCGTGGGCGCCGCGAGGCGACGCGACACCCCACGCCTTCCACCGATCGGACCCGGACCGGCGGCACGCGACGCGGCCGAGCGCCGCCGGGTCTGGTCGGCTCAGTCGGAGGTGAGCAGGTCGAACAACGCGTCGCGGGCGGCACGGACGGCGGTTCGTGACTCCTCGGTGTGGTCCAGGGCGTCGAACCCGTGCTGACCGTTCGGCACGTCGACGATCCGCACGGGCGTACCGTGCCGGGTGGCGACGGCCAGGAACGCCCCGGCGCTCGACGCGACCTCGGGTCGGTCCCGCCCGACCCGGGTCAGCACCAGCGGCACCGCCCGGCTCGCGCCCACCGGCGCGCCGGCGGCGTCGAGGGCGTCGATCGGGTGGAAGCGCGGGTCGACCGGCGGCCACTCGGCCAGGGGCGCCAGCAGCGGATAGGTCGCGGCGAGCCCTCGCAGCCAGCGGGGTGGGTCGCGCAGCCAGTCGCCGAGCAGCAGGCCGGCGCCGGAGAAGAACCAGAGCGCGAGCCGGTCCGGGTCGACGCGGGGGTCGGCGCGGAGCAGGTCGGCCGTGCCGGCGACGCGGTCCGCGACCGTGGTCAGGTCGTCGGGGTGCGCCACGGTGAGCCGGGGGATCGCGGCCACCATGCCGCGTTCGGCGAGCAGGGCGCCGTAGCCGCGGTAGAGCGGCCAGTCCCGCGCGTCGGGTGCGTCCGGTGGTCCGGGCACACCGTGCACCACCACGACGGCCGGTCGGCGGCCGTCGCCGGTCGGCAGGTGCAGGTCGACGTCGCCGTGCCGCTCCACCGGCGCGGGTGGGGGATCGAGAACAAACTGTGTCTCCCAGAAACTGTTTCCCATCAGGACGATGGTAGGGCAGCACCTCGCCGTGCGCCGCCCCGGAACGCCGCCGATCAGGAGGACGAGGCCTTGGCGTGCCGCTCGCGCAGCCGATCCCGGATCTCCTCCGGGGTGTACGCCCGGCGCTGCCGTTCCGCCCGGGCCACCACCACGCCCGTCGCCGCCACGCCGGCGAGACCGGCCAGCCCGAGCAGCTTCCACCACCGCATCCGTTGCCGCATCGGCTTAGGGTAGTCCTCCATGAGCATCAGCCTGGACGAGGCCGTGGAGCTGACCCGTACCGGAGATCTGTGGGTGTTCCGCGGGCGCAGCGTGCCCGACCGCGCCATCCAGTTCACCACCAACAGTCCGGTCAACCACGTGGGCATGGCGGTGGTGCTGGACGACATGCCGCCGCTGATGTGGCACGCCGAG encodes:
- a CDS encoding SDR family NAD(P)-dependent oxidoreductase, encoding MSERTTALVTGANKGIGYEIAAGLGALGWQVGVGARDEQRREAAVAKLRADGVDAFGVPLDVTDDASVAAAVGLLRERVGGLDVLVNNAAVTGGTPQQPGGADVATVRAAVEVNVIGVVRVVEAMLPLLRRSASPRIVNMSSGVGSLTRQSASAGDRQTGPLSVAYAPSKSMLNAVTIQYARALADTNILVNAACPGYVATDLNGFSGVRTPQQGAAIAIRLATLPDDGPTGGFFEDAGVVPW
- a CDS encoding aconitate hydratase, which encodes MKEYDVASLDTFGAKTQLRVGDASYEIFKIGQVPGHDRLPYSLKILLENLLRTEDGANITADHIRQLGGWDPSADPSVEIQFTPARVLMQDFTGVPCVVDLATMREAVRDLGGDATKVNPLAPAELVIDHSVIADLFGREDAFERNVELEYERNKERYQFLRWGQSAFNEFKVVPPGTGIVHQVNIEYLARTIMERNGQAYPDTVVGTDSHTTMVNGLGVLGWGVGGIEAEAAMLGQPVSMLIPRVVGFKLSGEMPAGTTATDLVLTITEMLRKHGVVGKFVEFYGPGVSAVPLANRATIGNMSPEYGSTVAIFPIDGETVRYLELTGRDPQQVALVEAYAKEQGLWHDPNHEPAYSERLELDLGTIEPSLAGPKRPQDRVPLGSAKTLFRSALTDYVAADETGGDPGRKPGVPQQQKPFGTDGPADEASAESFPASDAPANGVNDPADAPRDLETAAVGAGGRASNPVRVTGADGVEYELDHGAVVIAAITSCTNTSNPQVMIGAALLARNAVEKGLARKPWVKTTLAPGSKVVMDYYDRAGLTPYLEKLGFNLVGYGCTTCIGNSGPLPEEVSAAVNEGDLAVVSVLSGNRNFEGRINPDVKMNYLASPPLVVAYALAGTMDIDLANEPIGEDSEGNPVFLREIWPNTAEIQDVIASAIGATGFSAAYADVFAGDERWQSLPTPTGDTFSWDGESTYVRKPPYFEGMQQQPTPVQDIAGARVLAKLGDSVTTDHISPAGSIKADSPAGTYLAEHGVARHEFNSYGSRRGNHEVMIRGTFANIRLRNQLVPGVEGGFTVNHLTGDQSSIYDASMAYQEAGVPLVILAGKEYGSGSSRDWAAKGTMLLGVKAVVAESYERIHRSNLIGMGVLPLQFPVDTTAESLGLTGTETFSISGVTALNDGETPRTVKVTTDTGVEFDAVVRIDTPGEADYYRHGGILQYVLRRMIAS
- a CDS encoding roadblock/LC7 domain-containing protein, which produces MAQKTASSADLAWLLDDLVGRVKQAEHAVALSTDGLLMASSRGLSRDDGEHLAAMAAGIQSLARGAGKRFGGGQVQQTIIEMQSSFLFVTAAGRNACLAVLASEDADVGLIAYEMAMLVTRVGRFVASPTREQPLGENAAR
- a CDS encoding DedA family protein, encoding MVDVQHWLSALPPGVIYLIVAGVIGVESMGVPLPGEIVLVSSALLAATGVVQPEWVAAAAATGAIVGDSIGYAVGRRGGRPLLERLGRRFPKHLGPAHLARAEQSFARHGVWAVFFGRFVALLRILAGPLAGALHVPYRRFLVANAAGGLVWAFGTTYLLFYLGRAAEHWLKDISWAGLVLAVLAGLVSTWWLRRRAKRLGPVETPPDQVEPVGATER
- a CDS encoding glyoxalase codes for the protein MIHHVLLACPRGSEDLSRSFYAGLLGLTEKPKPPALAARGGCWFTGYDAELHLGVEDDFVPARKAHPALVRTDLDDLAARLDAAGHAVTWGDDEIPGMRRFHTHDPHGNRLEFLAPTGGGPRG
- a CDS encoding LysR family transcriptional regulator translates to METRELRYFVAVAEELHFGRAARRLGIAQPPLSRAIRQLERRLGATLLDRDSRSVTLTPAGVVLLREGRAALDAVAAADRRTRRAASAAGGGPGLVLASKAGASSELLPKLLDAYAAEPEAVAVEVLLCGVGEQERLLRDGRADVALLHLPFDSTAGLDTEELVTEQQVVVLPAAHPLAARSHLRSADVEALPDLPLPRWPRRDGSYPDGPGPEVRDHAQLLQLIALGRAAAVLPESCRTLLRPDLTAVPVPDAPAVTTVIAWPPHSRSRSLAALVRTATRL
- a CDS encoding SRPBCC family protein: MATESRHLSVHIDRPVAAVYAFVADPANLPRWAPGLGGSVTRDGDDWFVDTPEGRARLTFAPANDYGVLDHEVHTPAGETVYVPLRAVADGEGTEVVFSLRRGPGMSDADFERDTALVQGDLARLKAVLEEM
- a CDS encoding GTP-binding protein, whose protein sequence is MDYGRSERPAGAAPLPTAIKILIAGGFGVGKTTMVGAVSETRPLRTEEVLTETGIGIDDLSGVEAKSTTTVAMDFGRITISDDLVLYLFGTPGQDRFWFVWDELALGALGAVVLADTRRLADCFPSIDYFEGRGTPFVVAVNCFEGARTFRLDEVQAALDLDPGVPVVLCDARQRESAKEVLITLLEHAMKLREARRRAAGD
- a CDS encoding GNAT family N-acetyltransferase → MTDPTVSVRAMAPAEFDRWQDELAVEYAREHVTAGNWTAEEGLGRARTAIAALLPDGMATVGQLILVGELADGTPIGRIWISLTHPRGLPDCAFIQDIEVSTEHRGRGLGRALLAAGERVARERGARALELNVFGANETAATLYRTSGYRVVTQQMRKDLLD
- a CDS encoding DUF742 domain-containing protein; protein product: MTGPGEPTEQEWVDDHAGPVVRPYAVTGGRARPVTGTFDLISLVTATRNEVGSESGLGPEHVAIVGLCQRIQSVAEIAAHLDLPVGTVRVLLGDLAARSLVQVREPRATPAGLPDEHVFEAVINGLRAL
- a CDS encoding YfbM family protein codes for the protein MGMVLIGRRLSGPELSAAAADPTTVAPLLHGDDPLLDLDKSWHGLHYLLTGTAWDTDDGAGAAILGGEPIGDDVGYGPPRLLAPDAVRAVADGLDAVNEATLRARFDPDAMTDEGIYPAIWHDGDDEFDTYLWPSFVELRRFYRTAATQGEGVLLAVT